The Flavobacterium sp. HJ-32-4 genome contains a region encoding:
- a CDS encoding ClbS/DfsB family four-helix bundle protein yields MPIPTNKDELRKAVLDDYRKLKVELSGIPGEVADRKELEGHAKDTMMSIHDLVAYLVGWGQLVLKWEERKNQGLEVDFPETGFKWNELGRLAQKFYADYEKDDFETLLTKLDTTTADILALIASRTDDALYGTAWYERYPLGRMIQLNTSSPFKNATGRIRKWKKRLK; encoded by the coding sequence ATGCCAATACCAACGAACAAAGACGAACTGCGGAAAGCGGTGCTGGACGACTACCGAAAGCTGAAGGTGGAGTTGTCGGGTATTCCGGGTGAAGTCGCCGACAGAAAAGAGCTGGAAGGCCATGCCAAAGATACGATGATGAGTATCCATGACCTCGTTGCCTATCTGGTGGGGTGGGGACAGTTGGTGTTGAAGTGGGAGGAGCGAAAAAACCAGGGTCTGGAAGTCGACTTTCCCGAAACCGGGTTTAAATGGAACGAACTCGGGCGCCTTGCCCAGAAGTTTTATGCGGATTATGAAAAGGACGATTTCGAAACGCTGCTCACGAAGCTGGACACCACGACGGCTGATATACTTGCCTTGATTGCGTCCAGGACAGATGACGCGCTTTATGGAACGGCTTGGTACGAGCGTTATCCGCTGGGACGGATGATACAATTGAATACCTCGTCGCCGTTTAAGAATGCGACGGGTCGGATACGGAAGTGGAAGAAG